The following are encoded in a window of Pseudalgibacter alginicilyticus genomic DNA:
- a CDS encoding MFS transporter — translation MNRSRHILPIIVFSQFCCTSLWFAGNGVMADLVTSFNLRDSALGHLTSAVQFGFIFGTFLFAVLCITDRFSPSKVFFISAILGGLFNLSIVFEGNTIKSLLLFRFFTGFFLAGIYPVGMKIASDYYEKGLGKSLGFLVGALVIGTAFPHLLKGFGGFILWKWIVYITTVLAFLGGLFILLFVPNGPFRKIVTKLDLSITYKVFKKPSFRSAAFGYFGHMWELYAFWAFTPVLLASYTFYHPGTHFNIPVLSFIIIATGGLACVGSGYLSESFGTKKMAIISLGLSCFCCLASPLFFLQQSEILFIGFLIFWGMVVIADSPLFSTLIAQKVEAEYKGTALTIVNSIGFAITIVSIQLLSSLKNHMDSKYLFLILAVGPIFGLIALYDKKRLANYFSINHH, via the coding sequence ATGAATCGTTCCAGGCATATTTTACCTATAATTGTTTTCTCTCAATTTTGTTGTACCTCGTTATGGTTTGCAGGAAATGGCGTTATGGCAGATTTGGTTACTAGTTTCAATTTGAGAGATTCGGCCTTAGGGCATTTAACATCAGCTGTACAATTTGGTTTTATTTTTGGAACTTTTTTGTTTGCTGTATTATGTATTACAGACCGTTTTTCTCCTTCAAAAGTGTTTTTTATTAGTGCTATTTTAGGAGGATTGTTTAATTTATCTATAGTTTTTGAAGGGAATACTATAAAAAGCTTGTTATTGTTTAGGTTCTTTACCGGATTTTTTTTAGCTGGTATTTATCCTGTTGGGATGAAAATAGCATCTGATTATTATGAAAAAGGATTGGGTAAATCGCTCGGGTTTTTAGTTGGCGCTTTGGTTATAGGAACGGCATTTCCACATTTATTAAAAGGCTTTGGAGGCTTTATACTTTGGAAATGGATTGTATATATAACCACTGTTTTAGCTTTTTTGGGTGGCTTGTTTATTTTATTATTTGTGCCAAATGGTCCTTTTAGAAAAATTGTAACGAAGTTAGATCTTTCAATAACATACAAGGTTTTTAAGAAACCTAGTTTTCGTTCAGCTGCCTTTGGATATTTTGGACATATGTGGGAATTGTATGCTTTTTGGGCTTTTACGCCAGTATTATTAGCATCATATACATTTTATCATCCAGGAACTCATTTCAATATACCTGTTTTAAGTTTTATTATAATTGCCACTGGCGGATTAGCTTGTGTAGGTTCAGGTTATTTATCAGAGAGTTTTGGAACAAAAAAAATGGCTATAATTTCACTTGGATTATCTTGTTTTTGTTGTCTAGCTTCTCCTTTATTTTTTTTACAGCAATCTGAAATTCTATTTATTGGTTTTCTTATTTTTTGGGGTATGGTTGTTATTGCAGATTCTCCATTATTTTCAACTTTAATTGCTCAAAAAGTTGAAGCAGAGTATAAGGGTACTGCTTTAACGATTGTAAATTCTATAGGCTTTGCTATCACTATTGTAAGCATTCAACTTTTAAGTAGTTTAAAAAACCATATGGATTCAAAGTATTTATTTTTAATATTAGCAGTGGGTCCCATTTTTGGTTTGATAGCCTTATATGATAAGAAAAGATTAGCCAACTATTTTTCCATCAACCATCACTAA
- the rpsF gene encoding 30S ribosomal protein S6: MNHYETVFILNPVLSEEQIKETVQKYEEFLVSKGAKMVAKEDWGLKKLAYPIQNKKSGFYHLFEYTVDGEVIEPLEVEFRRDERFMRYLTVALDKHAVSWAERRRVKLKAKA, translated from the coding sequence ATGAATCATTATGAAACTGTTTTCATCTTAAATCCCGTTTTATCTGAAGAACAGATAAAGGAAACAGTACAGAAATACGAAGAATTTCTTGTTTCTAAAGGAGCGAAGATGGTAGCCAAAGAAGATTGGGGGCTAAAAAAATTAGCATACCCAATTCAAAACAAAAAAAGTGGTTTTTATCACTTATTTGAATACACTGTTGATGGTGAAGTTATCGAGCCGTTAGAAGTAGAATTTAGACGTGATGAGCGTTTTATGCGTTATTTAACGGTAGCTTTAGACAAGCATGCTGTGTCTTGGGCAGAAAGAAGAAGAGTTAAACTTAAAGCAAAAGCGTAA
- a CDS encoding ABC transporter ATP-binding protein, producing MIKARNIHKYYNDLHVLKGVDLQITKSEIVSIVGASGAGKTTLLQILGTLDRASSDEDYNLTINNINVGALNDKALAKFRNEHIGFIFQFHQLLPEFSALENVCLPAFIKGTKKVDAEKRAKELLDFLGLSHRYHHKPSELSGGEQQRVAVARALVNNPELIFADEPSGNLDSESAENLHSLFFKLRDEFGQTFVIVTHNEELANLADRKLVMVDGKIVG from the coding sequence ATGATTAAAGCACGCAATATCCATAAATACTATAATGATTTACACGTTTTAAAAGGTGTTGATTTACAAATTACTAAAAGTGAAATCGTTTCTATTGTTGGGGCTTCTGGAGCTGGCAAAACAACATTACTTCAAATTTTAGGTACACTTGACAGAGCTTCCTCTGATGAAGATTATAATTTAACCATTAACAACATCAACGTTGGAGCTTTAAATGACAAGGCCTTGGCTAAGTTTAGAAATGAACATATTGGTTTTATTTTTCAGTTCCATCAATTACTGCCTGAATTTTCTGCTTTAGAAAACGTATGCCTACCCGCTTTTATAAAAGGCACTAAAAAAGTAGATGCCGAAAAACGTGCCAAAGAACTTTTAGATTTTTTAGGTTTATCCCATAGATATCACCACAAACCAAGTGAGCTTTCTGGTGGAGAACAACAACGTGTAGCGGTAGCAAGAGCGCTTGTCAACAATCCTGAGCTGATTTTTGCAGATGAACCTTCTGGAAATTTAGATAGTGAATCCGCAGAAAATTTGCACAGCCTATTTTTTAAATTACGTGATGAATTCGGACAAACTTTTGTGATTGTTACTCATAATGAAGAATTAGCTAATTTAGCAGACAGAAAATTAGTGATGGTTGATGGAAAAATAGTTGGCTAA
- the rpsR gene encoding 30S ribosomal protein S18 — translation MSSIEQQSKGKKDGEIRYLTPLNIDTNKQKKYCRFKKSGIKYIDYKDPDFLLKFVNEQGKILPRRLTGTSLKYQRKVSVAVKRARHLALMPYVADLLK, via the coding sequence ATGTCATCTATAGAACAACAATCAAAAGGTAAAAAAGACGGCGAAATCAGATATTTAACGCCGTTGAATATTGATACCAACAAACAAAAGAAATATTGTCGTTTCAAAAAATCTGGAATTAAGTATATTGATTATAAAGATCCAGACTTTTTATTGAAATTTGTAAACGAGCAAGGTAAAATTTTACCAAGACGTTTAACAGGAACTTCTTTAAAGTATCAAAGAAAAGTGTCAGTGGCTGTGAAAAGAGCACGTCACTTAGCATTAATGCCTTACGTGGCAGATTTATTAAAATAA
- the priA gene encoding replication restart helicase PriA, translated as MPNFTDIILPIPLPKLFTYSITVLESKFLKKGMRVAVPFGKSKVYTGIVFSIHEDAPTAYEAKEIQQILDEQPVVNEKQLALWQWVASYYMCTLGDVMRAALPSAFILESETVISKNIVKAIDESILKDDEFLVYEALNHQSSLKIHDISNILDKKNVLPVIKRLIEKEAISVEEEIYEKYKPKLVRYVKLHSHFSTEKALHGLLDELSRAPKQREVVLTLFSISAKTKKPVKVSDLSNESGASSAVIKSLIDKDVLEEYHIQTDRVQYSGEETEDSKQLNNYQKTALVEIKESFKKQNITLLHGVTSSGKTEVYVKLIEDAINQGKQVLYLLPEIALTTQLVVRLQNYFGEKVAVFHSKYSSHERVEVWSHVLNNSERGQIVLGARSSVLLPFNNLGLVIVDEEHEQSFKQFDPAPRYHARDTAVVLANMYQAKTLLGSATPSLESYFNAKQNKYGFVEITQRYNNVLMPEIELVDIKDKHKRKLMKGHFSDRLIEEMTETLKLGHQIILFQNRRGFSPIVECNTCGHSPQCPNCDVSLTYHKYRNQLRCHYCGYATAMQISCLACGSQDLDSKGFGTEQIENEVKSLFPNYNVARMDLDTTRGKYGYEKIITALEQQEIDILVGTQMLTKGLDFRNIKLVGIMNADNMLNFPDFRAHERSFQLMLQVSGRAGRTDERGKVLIQTYNPYHNILQQVSTNNYVAMYNEQMNDRYNYKYPPIYKQIKITLKHKDFNRVETASIWLAKSLRQVFGDFVLGPESPPVARIRNQFHKNILIKIPKKQSLLKTKEAIIKINNSFQSIKDFRSVKIILNVDNF; from the coding sequence TTAGTATTCATGAAGATGCACCTACAGCTTACGAGGCTAAAGAAATTCAGCAAATTTTAGACGAGCAACCAGTTGTAAATGAAAAGCAATTAGCGTTATGGCAATGGGTGGCTAGTTACTATATGTGTACTTTAGGGGATGTCATGCGTGCTGCTTTGCCAAGTGCTTTTATTTTGGAAAGTGAAACTGTTATTTCAAAAAATATTGTTAAAGCTATTGATGAATCTATCTTAAAAGATGATGAATTTTTGGTTTATGAAGCGCTAAATCACCAATCTTCTTTGAAAATTCATGATATTTCAAATATCTTAGATAAAAAGAATGTACTACCTGTAATTAAACGGCTTATAGAAAAAGAAGCTATTTCTGTTGAAGAAGAAATCTACGAAAAATATAAGCCAAAGTTAGTTAGGTATGTAAAATTACATTCTCATTTTTCTACAGAAAAAGCATTACATGGTTTGTTGGATGAATTGAGTAGAGCTCCAAAGCAACGTGAAGTAGTTTTAACACTGTTTTCAATTTCTGCCAAAACAAAAAAACCAGTTAAGGTTTCAGACTTATCGAATGAAAGCGGTGCTTCATCTGCTGTTATAAAATCATTAATTGATAAAGATGTTTTAGAAGAATATCATATTCAAACAGACCGAGTGCAATATTCTGGTGAAGAAACAGAAGATTCAAAGCAACTAAATAATTATCAAAAAACAGCATTGGTTGAAATAAAAGAATCTTTTAAAAAACAAAATATAACCCTGCTTCATGGAGTTACTTCTTCTGGAAAAACAGAGGTGTATGTAAAACTTATTGAAGATGCTATCAATCAGGGTAAACAGGTTTTGTATTTATTGCCAGAAATAGCTTTAACAACTCAATTGGTTGTTAGGCTTCAAAATTATTTTGGAGAAAAAGTTGCGGTGTTCCATTCAAAATATTCGTCGCATGAACGTGTAGAAGTTTGGAGTCATGTTTTAAACAATTCTGAAAGGGGGCAAATTGTTTTAGGCGCACGTTCTTCTGTATTATTGCCCTTTAATAATTTGGGGTTGGTTATAGTGGATGAAGAACACGAGCAATCGTTTAAGCAATTTGATCCAGCGCCACGTTATCATGCGCGAGATACAGCAGTAGTACTTGCTAATATGTATCAGGCAAAAACACTTTTGGGATCTGCTACACCCAGTTTAGAAAGCTATTTTAATGCGAAGCAAAATAAATACGGTTTTGTTGAAATTACACAACGTTATAATAATGTATTAATGCCTGAAATTGAATTGGTGGACATTAAGGATAAGCATAAACGCAAATTAATGAAAGGCCATTTTAGCGATAGGTTAATTGAAGAAATGACTGAAACATTAAAATTAGGACACCAAATTATTTTGTTTCAAAACCGAAGAGGTTTTTCTCCTATTGTAGAGTGTAATACATGCGGGCATTCACCACAGTGCCCCAATTGTGATGTTAGTTTAACGTATCATAAATACAGAAATCAATTGCGTTGTCATTATTGTGGCTATGCAACGGCTATGCAAATTAGTTGTTTAGCTTGTGGAAGTCAGGATTTGGACAGTAAAGGGTTTGGTACAGAACAAATTGAAAATGAAGTAAAGAGTTTATTTCCAAATTATAACGTTGCTAGAATGGATTTGGATACCACACGAGGAAAGTATGGTTATGAAAAAATAATTACTGCTTTAGAGCAGCAAGAAATAGATATTTTAGTTGGAACACAAATGCTAACTAAAGGGTTGGATTTTAGAAATATAAAGTTGGTGGGCATCATGAATGCGGACAACATGCTTAATTTTCCAGATTTTAGAGCTCATGAACGTAGTTTTCAATTGATGCTACAAGTATCGGGTAGGGCAGGACGAACGGACGAACGGGGTAAAGTGCTAATTCAGACTTACAATCCGTATCATAATATATTGCAACAAGTTTCTACAAATAATTATGTAGCGATGTATAATGAACAAATGAACGATCGCTACAATTATAAATATCCACCCATTTATAAACAGATAAAAATCACTTTAAAACATAAGGATTTTAATAGGGTAGAAACAGCTTCCATTTGGTTGGCAAAATCTTTAAGACAAGTATTTGGGGATTTTGTTTTAGGCCCAGAATCGCCTCCAGTTGCAAGAATAAGAAATCAGTTTCATAAAAATATTTTAATAAAAATACCAAAGAAGCAATCGTTGTTAAAAACAAAAGAAGCTATTATTAAAATAAATAATAGCTTCCAAAGTATAAAAGATTTTCGGTCGGTTAAAATAATTTTAAATGTCGATAACTTTTAA
- a CDS encoding TIGR02757 family protein, translating to MNTSELKEFLNTKVAQYNNPKFIESDPIQIPHQFFKKEDIEISGFLTATIAWGNRKSIIDNAKRMMQLLDDAPYDFILNHGETDLRKLLPFVHRTFNGEDFIQFIVSLQHIYNNHKGLEAIFYKHSDKNSLQNSISNFKKTFFEIEHLQRTQKHVSDPLKNSAAKRINMFLRWMVRNDKTGVDFGIWKSLSPNQLSCPLDVHSGNVARKLGLLTRKQNDRKALVELDTALRKLDTNDPVKYDFALFGLGVFEGF from the coding sequence TTGAACACATCTGAACTAAAAGAATTTCTAAACACTAAAGTAGCACAATATAACAACCCAAAGTTTATTGAAAGTGACCCAATTCAAATTCCTCATCAATTCTTTAAAAAAGAAGATATTGAAATATCTGGCTTTTTAACTGCAACTATTGCTTGGGGAAATAGAAAAAGCATTATAGACAATGCCAAACGAATGATGCAGTTGCTTGATGATGCTCCTTATGATTTTATATTGAATCATGGGGAAACAGATTTAAGAAAGTTACTACCTTTTGTGCATCGAACATTTAATGGCGAAGATTTTATTCAGTTTATAGTATCACTTCAACATATTTATAATAATCATAAAGGTTTAGAAGCTATTTTTTATAAACATTCTGACAAAAATTCACTTCAAAATTCAATTTCAAATTTTAAAAAAACATTTTTCGAAATAGAACATTTACAGCGTACCCAAAAACATGTTAGCGATCCTTTAAAGAATTCGGCTGCAAAAAGAATAAACATGTTTTTACGGTGGATGGTAAGAAATGATAAAACTGGAGTAGATTTTGGTATTTGGAAAAGTCTTTCTCCTAACCAATTATCTTGTCCATTAGATGTGCATTCTGGAAATGTAGCTAGAAAATTAGGGCTTTTAACACGAAAACAAAATGACAGAAAAGCTTTAGTAGAACTTGATACTGCCCTAAGGAAATTAGACACCAATGACCCCGTAAAATACGACTTTGCTTTATTTGGACTTGGTGTTTTTGAAGGTTTTTAG
- a CDS encoding LytR/AlgR family response regulator transcription factor yields MTLNCVVVDDSAIQRLSIVKLVENHPALNLIAEYSSALETKNGLNTHQVDLIFLDIEMPVLNGFELLDVLNNKPQIIFVTGKTEYAFKAFNYDATDYLHKPITRERFNVSVEKALEHHRLKLDFNEEEGEHIFVKSNLKKRKVYIKDIKWIEALGDYVKLVTEENSLVVLSTMKSFEAELPEGKFLRIHKSYIVNLDKIDRFNSKNVEVGAYEIPLSRNKKTQLVDALNNI; encoded by the coding sequence ATGACTTTAAACTGTGTAGTAGTAGACGACTCAGCGATACAGAGACTCTCAATTGTTAAGTTAGTAGAGAACCACCCAGCTCTAAACTTAATAGCAGAGTACAGTAGTGCGCTAGAGACTAAAAATGGTTTAAATACGCATCAAGTAGATCTTATTTTTTTAGACATAGAAATGCCTGTGTTAAATGGATTTGAACTTTTAGACGTATTAAACAACAAACCCCAAATTATTTTTGTAACCGGTAAAACCGAATATGCTTTTAAGGCATTTAATTACGATGCTACCGATTACTTACACAAACCAATTACCAGAGAACGCTTTAACGTTTCTGTGGAAAAAGCCTTGGAGCACCACAGACTGAAATTAGACTTTAATGAAGAAGAGGGTGAACACATTTTTGTAAAGAGCAATCTTAAAAAACGTAAAGTTTATATTAAAGACATTAAGTGGATTGAAGCTCTTGGTGATTACGTAAAATTAGTAACAGAAGAAAACAGCTTAGTAGTACTATCTACTATGAAATCTTTTGAAGCTGAATTACCTGAAGGTAAATTTTTAAGAATACACAAATCCTACATTGTGAATCTTGACAAAATTGACCGATTTAATAGTAAAAATGTTGAAGTTGGTGCTTATGAAATTCCTTTAAGTAGGAATAAAAAAACACAATTAGTTGATGCCTTAAATAATATTTAA
- the rplI gene encoding 50S ribosomal protein L9, giving the protein MELILKQDVENLGFKDDVVTVKNGYGRNFLIPQGHAILATVSAKKVLAENLKQRAFKEKKIVDDANVIAEAIKALEIKIPAKVGAGDKLFGSINNIDVAEALEKEGQSIDKKFITVTTIKRLGKYTAVVRLHRSVSVDLEFEVIAQAN; this is encoded by the coding sequence ATGGAACTTATATTAAAACAAGACGTTGAAAATTTAGGGTTTAAAGACGATGTTGTAACAGTTAAGAACGGTTATGGTAGAAATTTTTTAATTCCTCAAGGTCACGCTATTTTAGCCACTGTATCTGCTAAAAAAGTATTGGCTGAAAACTTAAAGCAAAGAGCTTTTAAAGAAAAGAAAATAGTTGATGATGCTAATGTTATAGCAGAAGCAATTAAGGCTTTAGAAATTAAAATACCTGCTAAAGTAGGTGCTGGAGACAAATTATTTGGATCTATAAACAATATTGATGTTGCTGAAGCATTAGAAAAAGAAGGTCAGTCTATTGATAAGAAATTTATCACGGTTACTACCATAAAACGTTTAGGTAAATATACTGCCGTAGTACGTTTACATAGATCAGTATCTGTAGATTTAGAATTTGAAGTGATTGCGCAAGCAAACTAA